A stretch of Desulfurivibrio alkaliphilus AHT 2 DNA encodes these proteins:
- a CDS encoding acyl-CoA thioesterase, which yields MQKDEFALQEPVHRHALRVLYGDTDAGGVVYYANYLRFCEAGRTELMRAQVVSYRSLEEQGVILPVVDCRVRYKASARYDDLLTVETSLVEVKAVSCRFNYRLSNEQGRLLALAYTTHAAVDRSGKLTRLPPEILAGLQKLAATP from the coding sequence ATGCAGAAAGACGAGTTTGCCCTGCAGGAGCCGGTGCATCGCCATGCCCTGCGGGTGCTTTACGGTGATACCGACGCCGGCGGTGTAGTCTACTATGCCAACTATCTGCGTTTTTGTGAGGCCGGTCGGACTGAGTTGATGCGGGCGCAGGTGGTCAGCTACCGCAGCCTGGAAGAGCAGGGGGTCATTCTGCCGGTGGTGGATTGCCGGGTTCGCTACAAGGCCTCGGCCCGTTACGACGATCTGCTCACCGTGGAAACCTCCCTGGTGGAAGTAAAGGCCGTCTCCTGCCGCTTCAACTACCGGCTCAGCAATGAACAGGGTCGCCTGCTGGCCTTGGCTTATACCACCCACGCCGCCGTGGACCGGAGCGGCAAACTGACCCGCTTGCCGCCAGAAATTCTCGCCGGGTTGCAAAAACTCGCCGCCACGCCTTGA
- a CDS encoding cofactor-independent phosphoglycerate mutase — MKYIILVGDGMGDFPLESLDGRTPLEAADTPVMDFLAGRGRLFRLQTVPPGFAPGSDVANLSLLGYRPAECYSGRAPLEAASMGVELPPDAIAFRCNLVTLERQDDRQVRMVDYSGGHIDTATAAELIGLLDRELGDDYCRFYPGVSYRHLLVWRRGCAGLQTVPPHDHSDREVGEYWRRYLAVPGLGEVVSRAAQLLAAAPANQRRRENGENPANAIWLWGEGRPPAMATLAEQFGVSGALISAVDLLKGIGVYAGMEIINVPGVTGYLDTNYAGKVAAALEALKRHDLVFVHVEAPDEVSHQGRLDDKLQAISDFDHKVVGPMLEGLQRSGEAFRLVVTMDHFTPLATRTHADLPVPFLLFDSQRDARDPACADGSCWMEPVRGNYSERSAADAELLVDGREFLSLLLGND; from the coding sequence ATGAAATATATTATCCTGGTAGGAGACGGGATGGGGGATTTTCCCCTGGAGTCCCTGGATGGCCGCACCCCTCTCGAGGCTGCCGATACCCCGGTAATGGACTTCCTGGCCGGGCGCGGCCGGCTTTTCCGCCTGCAGACGGTGCCGCCGGGGTTTGCCCCGGGCAGCGATGTGGCCAACCTTTCGCTGTTGGGCTACCGGCCGGCGGAATGTTACAGCGGCCGGGCGCCGCTGGAGGCGGCCAGCATGGGGGTGGAACTGCCGCCGGATGCCATCGCCTTTCGCTGCAACCTGGTCACTCTGGAGCGCCAGGATGATCGACAGGTGCGCATGGTGGACTACAGTGGCGGGCATATCGATACCGCCACGGCGGCGGAGTTGATCGGCCTTCTGGACCGTGAACTGGGTGACGACTATTGCCGTTTTTACCCTGGGGTCAGTTACCGCCACCTGCTGGTCTGGCGCCGTGGGTGCGCCGGTTTGCAAACCGTACCGCCCCACGATCACAGCGACCGGGAAGTGGGGGAGTACTGGCGCCGTTACCTGGCTGTGCCGGGCCTGGGGGAAGTGGTCAGCCGGGCGGCCCAGCTGCTGGCTGCCGCCCCGGCCAACCAGCGGCGCCGTGAAAACGGTGAAAACCCGGCCAATGCTATCTGGCTTTGGGGCGAGGGGCGGCCGCCGGCCATGGCCACCTTAGCTGAGCAGTTCGGGGTTAGCGGCGCTTTGATTTCCGCCGTCGATCTTTTGAAAGGCATCGGGGTTTATGCCGGCATGGAGATTATCAATGTACCCGGGGTTACCGGCTATCTCGACACCAACTATGCCGGCAAGGTGGCGGCGGCCCTGGAGGCCTTGAAGCGCCACGACCTGGTTTTTGTGCATGTCGAGGCCCCTGACGAAGTTTCTCACCAGGGCAGGCTTGATGATAAGCTTCAGGCTATCAGCGACTTTGACCATAAGGTGGTGGGGCCCATGTTGGAAGGGCTGCAAAGAAGCGGTGAGGCTTTCCGGCTGGTGGTCACCATGGATCATTTCACTCCCTTGGCGACCCGCACCCACGCCGATCTGCCGGTGCCTTTCCTGCTCTTTGATTCGCAGCGGGACGCCAGGGACCCGGCCTGCGCCGACGGGTCCTGCTGGATGGAACCGGTCAGGGGCAACTACAGCGAACGCAGTGCCGCCGACGCCGAACTGCTGGTCGACGGCCGAGAATTTCTCTCCCTGCTGCTTGGCAACGACTAA
- a CDS encoding homoserine dehydrogenase translates to MREIRVGLIGFGTVGSGTAEVLRLQRERLQRKTGADVRLHRVADIAIEQLPPEFAEVELTRDADEVVAAPDIDIVVELIGGIEPAKTFILKAIAAGKHVVTANKALISQHGREIFAAAAAANVEVGFEASVGGGIPVIKALKEGLVANRIESIIGIMNGTANYILNRMTDEGLDFNTVLKDAQAHGYAEADPTYDVEGIDTAHKLVILMSMAYGVHLRLDQVSTEGISNIEPVDIEFAREFGYRIKLLAISRNHGDSFEARVHPTMVPNQELLANIGGAFNAIQFTGDMVDDVLLYGQGAGKMPTGSAVVADIVDIARNILNGAINRVPSLSYLPENLREAVITPLASLRCPYYFRVTVQDKPGVLSAITGILGRHGISIQSVLQQGREEKGVVPVMMRAYEAEEEAVRAALKEIDALEVCAAPTVKIRIMEDE, encoded by the coding sequence ATGCGGGAAATAAGGGTTGGGTTGATCGGTTTTGGCACGGTGGGCAGTGGCACCGCCGAGGTGTTGCGTCTGCAGAGAGAAAGGCTGCAGCGAAAAACCGGGGCGGATGTGCGCCTGCATAGGGTGGCGGATATTGCCATTGAGCAGTTGCCGCCGGAGTTTGCCGAGGTGGAGTTGACCCGGGACGCCGACGAGGTGGTGGCGGCTCCCGATATCGATATCGTGGTGGAACTCATCGGCGGCATCGAACCGGCCAAAACCTTTATTTTGAAAGCCATTGCCGCCGGCAAGCATGTGGTGACCGCTAACAAGGCGCTGATCTCCCAGCACGGCCGGGAGATTTTTGCTGCTGCTGCGGCGGCCAACGTGGAGGTTGGTTTTGAAGCCAGTGTCGGCGGTGGTATTCCGGTGATCAAGGCATTGAAAGAAGGGCTGGTGGCCAATAGGATCGAGTCCATCATTGGGATTATGAACGGTACCGCCAACTACATTTTAAACCGGATGACCGACGAGGGCCTGGATTTCAATACGGTGCTCAAAGATGCCCAAGCTCATGGTTATGCCGAGGCCGATCCAACTTACGACGTGGAAGGAATCGACACCGCCCACAAGCTGGTTATTCTGATGAGCATGGCCTACGGGGTGCATCTGCGGCTGGACCAGGTGAGCACCGAAGGAATCAGCAATATTGAGCCGGTCGATATCGAGTTTGCCCGGGAGTTTGGCTACCGCATCAAACTGCTGGCCATCAGCCGTAACCATGGAGACTCCTTCGAGGCTCGGGTCCATCCCACCATGGTGCCCAACCAGGAACTGCTGGCCAATATCGGTGGGGCTTTCAACGCCATTCAATTTACCGGCGACATGGTGGACGATGTTTTGCTCTACGGTCAGGGGGCCGGCAAAATGCCCACCGGCAGCGCGGTGGTGGCCGATATCGTCGATATCGCCCGCAATATCTTAAACGGGGCGATCAACCGGGTACCCAGTCTCAGCTACCTGCCGGAGAATTTGCGGGAAGCGGTCATTACCCCGCTGGCCAGCCTGCGTTGCCCCTATTACTTTCGGGTGACGGTCCAGGACAAGCCCGGGGTGCTGTCGGCCATTACCGGTATTCTCGGCCGTCATGGCATCAGTATTCAGTCGGTGCTGCAGCAGGGCCGGGAAGAGAAGGGTGTGGTGCCGGTAATGATGCGGGCTTACGAGGCGGAAGAAGAAGCGGTAAGGGCGGCCTTGAAGGAAATCGACGCCCTGGAGGTATGTGCCGCCCCCACGGTGAAGATTCGCATCATGGAAGATGAGTAG
- the tolQ gene encoding protein TolQ — protein MELNVFTMFLEAGPTIKAVILLLLVMSLYSWFIVFQKEILYRKVRQASEEFKEQFWKCRNLAEAHKTAKQAELAPEAMIFRAAYQELQKLNKAQGGELRLEQRLAGMEPLKRAAGKARDGEIAQLASSLPFLASTGSASPFIGLFGTVWGIMTAFHEIGVRGSASLAVVAPGISEALVVTAMGLAVAIPAVVFYNYYTNRLAQIEDNSQAFVTDFINLIERDFLTRPRGTEKQE, from the coding sequence GTGGAGCTTAATGTTTTTACCATGTTTCTGGAGGCCGGACCGACCATCAAGGCCGTCATCCTCCTGCTGCTTGTTATGTCGCTTTACTCCTGGTTCATCGTCTTCCAGAAAGAAATCCTGTACCGCAAGGTACGGCAGGCCTCGGAAGAGTTCAAGGAGCAGTTCTGGAAGTGCCGTAACCTGGCCGAGGCCCACAAAACCGCCAAACAGGCAGAACTGGCCCCCGAGGCCATGATTTTTCGGGCCGCTTACCAGGAACTGCAGAAACTCAATAAGGCCCAGGGTGGCGAATTGCGCCTGGAACAGCGTCTGGCTGGCATGGAGCCCCTGAAAAGAGCGGCCGGCAAAGCCCGGGACGGGGAGATTGCCCAACTGGCCAGTTCACTGCCCTTTCTGGCCTCCACCGGCAGCGCCAGCCCCTTTATCGGGCTGTTCGGCACGGTTTGGGGCATCATGACCGCTTTCCATGAAATCGGGGTCCGGGGCTCAGCCTCGCTGGCCGTCGTGGCTCCCGGTATCTCCGAGGCCCTGGTGGTCACCGCCATGGGCCTGGCGGTGGCGATTCCCGCTGTGGTTTTTTACAATTATTACACCAACCGGCTGGCCCAGATAGAAGACAACTCCCAGGCCTTTGTTACCGATTTCATCAACCTTATCGAACGGGATTTCCTTACCCGTCCCCGAGGCACGGAGAAGCAGGAATAA
- the tolR gene encoding protein TolR, translated as MAFDLPPGGRRSRQMISGINVVPLVDIMLVLLIIFMITAPMITQGVDVDLPETTTQPLRQSSDPVMITVGKTGEIYFDEIQGTREILRQQLASLAQRRGTDQTVLLRADREVPYGLVAAVLADIKDAGFNQLGMITQPEAN; from the coding sequence ATGGCTTTCGACCTTCCCCCGGGCGGCCGCCGGAGCCGTCAGATGATCAGCGGCATCAACGTCGTTCCCCTGGTGGATATCATGCTGGTGCTGCTGATCATCTTCATGATCACCGCCCCCATGATTACCCAAGGCGTGGATGTGGATCTGCCCGAGACCACCACCCAGCCCCTGCGCCAGTCCTCCGACCCAGTAATGATCACGGTGGGCAAAACCGGCGAGATCTATTTCGACGAAATCCAGGGCACCCGGGAGATCCTGCGGCAGCAGCTGGCCTCCCTGGCCCAGCGCCGGGGTACCGACCAGACCGTGCTATTGCGGGCCGACCGCGAGGTTCCCTATGGTTTGGTGGCGGCGGTGCTGGCCGATATCAAGGACGCGGGCTTCAATCAACTGGGCATGATCACCCAGCCGGAAGCGAATTAA
- a CDS encoding energy transducer TonB → MKQLANIIAPQQQWLIPLLLTVGVHLMVLLPTILAPQLGFWQRQRPPVDIQTVSLFDIGDLAPTPAAAPPAPATPTIEPAAPTPAPPPEAIAIPPESTPEPAAAPRGEPRTIAPQTPTKVAVRSDPPPAPLSTRPIRTRADDDELRQLREYYQLEAQAREARRDAEIARQRAVDAVRENILAQATPAASPDQRETPTPPAAANTTEQAGQVTARRGAPTSLDAATREYLVRLQQHIQAYWTLPNLPSWDENTVATIVITIRRDGTLDNVAFEKQSENMYFNQLARKAIDDAAPMPAFPAALRDSELEIGFNFRPGAVSY, encoded by the coding sequence GTGAAACAGTTAGCGAACATAATCGCCCCCCAGCAACAATGGTTGATCCCCCTGCTTCTGACCGTGGGGGTCCACCTTATGGTGCTGCTGCCCACCATCCTGGCCCCGCAACTGGGTTTTTGGCAACGCCAGCGCCCGCCTGTCGATATCCAGACGGTCAGTCTGTTTGACATCGGCGACCTGGCCCCGACCCCGGCCGCTGCCCCTCCCGCCCCGGCAACCCCGACCATTGAGCCGGCAGCGCCAACACCGGCCCCGCCCCCCGAGGCCATCGCCATTCCCCCGGAGAGCACGCCGGAGCCCGCCGCCGCCCCCCGCGGTGAACCCCGCACCATCGCACCCCAGACCCCGACCAAGGTAGCCGTCCGGTCGGACCCTCCCCCGGCCCCGCTCTCCACCCGGCCCATCCGCACCAGGGCCGACGACGACGAACTGCGGCAGCTGAGGGAATATTACCAGCTGGAAGCCCAGGCCAGGGAAGCGCGACGCGATGCTGAAATCGCCCGGCAACGGGCTGTCGATGCGGTGCGGGAAAATATTCTTGCCCAGGCCACCCCCGCTGCCTCCCCCGACCAACGGGAAACTCCGACCCCACCGGCAGCGGCCAACACCACCGAACAAGCGGGCCAGGTCACCGCCCGGCGTGGCGCCCCCACCTCCCTGGATGCCGCCACCCGCGAATACCTGGTCCGGTTGCAACAGCACATTCAGGCTTACTGGACCCTGCCCAATCTGCCCAGTTGGGATGAGAATACAGTGGCGACCATCGTGATTACCATTCGCCGGGACGGCACGCTGGATAACGTAGCCTTTGAAAAACAATCGGAAAATATGTATTTTAACCAACTCGCCCGGAAGGCCATCGACGACGCTGCTCCCATGCCTGCTTTCCCTGCCGCCTTGAGAGACAGTGAGCTGGAGATCGGCTTTAATTTCAGGCCCGGAGCCGTTTCTTACTAA
- a CDS encoding PD40 domain-containing protein yields MKHRQFLLLLLIPLLLALLLPGQVAARIYLDITSPELRKIAMAIPPLVDRAKDDQPTDSGRQMADILSRAMELHGFSETIDPKLYGERQDANWQRHGAEFVIQGSYREIGGNFQLELRLLDINAGRMIHGRRYQAPRELVRRQLLRYIDESVEVLTGKKGISNSKIAFVSDATGHKEIHLADILGDNVRQVTRHQYLAVSPRFTRDGEHLTYTSHHRGNANLYQTNIRELKTTRAISRWVGLNMTPTWAPDDNRMVLTLSRDGNPDLYLTERTGKIIRRLTHGEGVNVSPSFSPDGRRLAFVSDRSGTPQIYLMDMRTMAIQRLTFQGHDNTTPSWSPDGKWIAYTSRIDGVLHIAVISPEGGPPRQVTRTWGHHESPSWSPDSRQLVFARLRHDREELCAIFLDGSGLRVLFGDQSGNHSMPQWSPRLAW; encoded by the coding sequence ATGAAGCATCGCCAATTTCTTCTGCTGCTGCTGATTCCGCTGCTGCTGGCTCTGTTGCTGCCGGGCCAGGTCGCCGCCCGCATCTACCTGGACATTACCTCTCCGGAGTTGCGTAAAATCGCCATGGCGATACCGCCCCTGGTGGACCGGGCCAAGGATGACCAACCCACCGACAGCGGCCGCCAGATGGCCGATATCCTGAGCCGCGCCATGGAACTGCACGGCTTTTCAGAAACCATCGACCCCAAACTTTACGGTGAACGCCAGGATGCCAACTGGCAGCGCCACGGCGCAGAATTTGTCATTCAGGGCAGTTACCGGGAAATCGGCGGCAATTTTCAACTGGAATTGCGGCTGCTGGACATCAACGCCGGCCGGATGATTCATGGTCGGCGCTACCAGGCCCCGCGGGAACTGGTACGCCGCCAACTGCTGCGCTACATTGATGAAAGCGTGGAAGTGCTGACCGGAAAAAAGGGCATCAGCAACAGCAAAATCGCCTTTGTTTCCGACGCCACCGGCCACAAGGAGATTCATTTGGCCGACATTTTAGGCGACAACGTGCGCCAGGTCACCCGCCACCAGTACCTGGCGGTCTCTCCCCGCTTTACCCGGGACGGTGAACATTTAACCTATACCTCCCACCACCGGGGCAACGCCAACCTCTACCAGACCAATATCCGGGAGTTGAAGACCACCCGGGCCATTTCCCGCTGGGTCGGGCTCAACATGACGCCCACTTGGGCGCCGGATGACAACCGAATGGTGCTCACCCTCAGCCGGGACGGCAACCCCGACCTTTACCTGACTGAACGAACCGGCAAGATCATTCGCCGCCTGACCCATGGCGAAGGGGTTAATGTCTCGCCCAGCTTTTCCCCGGACGGTCGCCGACTGGCCTTTGTCTCCGACCGCAGCGGCACCCCTCAGATCTACCTCATGGACATGCGCACCATGGCTATCCAGCGCCTAACCTTCCAGGGCCACGACAACACCACCCCCAGCTGGTCGCCGGACGGCAAATGGATCGCCTATACCAGCCGGATCGACGGGGTACTGCACATTGCGGTAATCAGCCCCGAAGGCGGCCCGCCCCGGCAGGTCACCCGCACCTGGGGCCACCATGAATCTCCCAGTTGGTCGCCGGACAGCCGCCAGTTGGTCTTTGCTCGCCTGCGCCACGATCGGGAAGAACTGTGCGCCATATTCCTGGACGGCAGCGGACTGCGGGTGCTGTTCGGCGACCAGTCGGGCAACCATTCCATGCCCCAGTGGTCGCCCCGGCTGGCGTGGTAA
- the ybgF gene encoding tol-pal system protein YbgF, giving the protein MKKTMISYALLLGMSPFLVQCIATEQDLRGLEMRTRVMDDRIHELERLNETVRGQATSQARLGNELENLGNRQLQHEGRMEEVEHRLQLFKEEFHNNQQATSIRLDNIDITLQEIQRRLDDNDQHLADSLAELTGSLQALKEQQERNQRQLQELKEELAREAARRAEAAQQAAEQARREAEERARRQPTAAPSGTPRQITPENVKQKVGEAPVVAPTTPAARPSRPEPAPTPAPAEDDYYSQGLRQLERNNYREAYTAFARYLEEEPRGENAADARFRLGESLFGQQEYELAILEYQKVIADFSGHDRVPAAMLRQGVAFEELREPATAAIIYERLIGEFPNRREAQQARERLEKIN; this is encoded by the coding sequence ATGAAAAAAACCATGATCAGCTATGCCCTGTTGCTGGGCATGTCTCCTTTTCTGGTCCAGTGTATAGCCACGGAACAGGATCTCCGCGGCCTGGAAATGCGCACCCGGGTGATGGACGACCGGATCCACGAACTGGAACGCCTTAATGAAACGGTACGCGGCCAGGCCACCTCCCAGGCCAGGCTGGGCAATGAACTGGAAAACCTCGGCAACCGGCAATTGCAACATGAGGGCCGAATGGAGGAAGTCGAACATCGACTCCAGCTCTTTAAAGAAGAGTTCCACAACAATCAGCAGGCCACCAGTATACGGCTGGATAACATCGACATCACCCTGCAGGAAATTCAGCGCCGCCTTGATGACAACGATCAACACCTGGCGGACTCCCTGGCGGAACTGACCGGCTCTTTACAGGCCCTGAAGGAACAACAGGAACGAAACCAGCGCCAACTCCAGGAACTGAAGGAAGAACTGGCCCGGGAGGCGGCCAGAAGAGCTGAAGCGGCTCAACAAGCGGCAGAACAGGCCCGGCGGGAAGCCGAAGAAAGGGCCCGGCGGCAACCAACCGCCGCCCCCAGCGGCACACCCCGGCAAATCACGCCGGAAAACGTCAAGCAGAAAGTAGGCGAGGCACCGGTGGTAGCCCCCACCACGCCCGCGGCACGCCCCAGCCGCCCAGAACCTGCTCCCACCCCGGCCCCGGCCGAGGACGATTACTACAGCCAGGGACTGCGGCAACTGGAACGCAACAACTACCGGGAAGCATACACCGCCTTTGCCCGTTACCTGGAAGAAGAACCTCGGGGGGAAAATGCCGCCGATGCCCGCTTCCGGCTGGGGGAGAGCCTTTTCGGGCAGCAGGAGTACGAATTGGCCATTTTGGAATACCAGAAGGTCATTGCCGATTTCAGCGGCCATGACCGGGTCCCGGCGGCCATGCTCCGCCAGGGGGTGGCTTTCGAAGAGCTGCGTGAGCCAGCCACCGCCGCCATCATCTACGAGCGCCTGATAGGCGAGTTCCCCAACCGCCGGGAGGCGCAACAGGCCAGGGAAAGATTGGAAAAGATCAACTAA
- the ppsA gene encoding phosphoenolpyruvate synthase encodes MGKHDKALILWFDDILIEDVPLVGGKNASLGEMHQKLMSKGVSVPNGFAITAYAYRYLLETAGIEDAIKDALAGLDTSNLRNLQERGKKARDIIRNAEFPQELYNAIVEAYRKMEQDYGSNVAVAVRSSATAEDLPDASFAGQQETYLNISGPEAVIAACKKCFASLFTDRAISYRHDKGFGQFDVYLSIVIQKMVRSDSASSGVIFSIDTESGFKDAVFLTGSWGLGENVVQGAVNPDEYYVFKPTLKEGKRPIVGKRLGSKEIKMIYCEDNGNGETVKNIDTTPEERGSYVITDEEILTLSRWACIIEDHYGKGMDIEWAKDGDGKEVGTGELFIVQARPETVHSQANKQEIETHVLKEQGKLLATGQAVGAKIGQGKANVIHNVADIHDFKKGEVLVTDMTDPDWEPIMKIAAAIVTNRGGRTCHAAIISRELGIPCVIGTGDGSEKIPSGSDVTVSCAEGETGNIYEGLLKFEIERLDLASVPQTKTKIMMNVGIPEKAFVEGQIPNDGVGLAREEFIINSHIGIHPLALYYFDDLKAKAASDPKVAAIVKEIEARTTAYPDDKKQFFIDKLAEGVGRIGAGFYPKDVIVRLSDFKSNEYANLVGGSLYEPHESNPMIGWRGASRYYDPKYKPAFELECKALLKARNDMGLTNIKLMVPFCRTPDEGRRVIEVMREFGLVQGENDLEVYVMCEIPSNVIAADSFADVFDGFSIGSNDLTQLTLGLDRDSDLVAHIYDERDEAVKTMIKMVIDTAKRRGRKIGICGQAPSDFPEFATFLVECGIDSMSLISDTAIKTRLLVADKEKELGIS; translated from the coding sequence ATGGGAAAACATGACAAGGCCCTGATTCTTTGGTTCGACGACATCCTGATCGAGGATGTGCCGTTGGTTGGCGGTAAAAACGCCTCCCTGGGGGAGATGCACCAGAAGCTGATGTCCAAAGGGGTCAGCGTTCCCAACGGTTTTGCCATCACCGCCTATGCTTACCGCTACCTGCTGGAGACTGCCGGCATTGAAGACGCCATCAAAGACGCCCTGGCCGGCCTCGATACCAGCAACCTGCGCAACCTCCAGGAGCGGGGCAAGAAGGCCCGGGATATCATTCGCAATGCCGAATTTCCCCAGGAACTCTACAATGCCATTGTCGAGGCATACCGCAAGATGGAGCAGGATTACGGCAGCAACGTGGCCGTGGCGGTCCGCTCTTCGGCCACCGCCGAGGATCTGCCCGACGCCTCTTTCGCCGGCCAGCAGGAAACCTACCTCAACATCAGTGGCCCCGAGGCGGTAATTGCCGCCTGTAAGAAATGTTTTGCCTCCCTTTTCACCGACCGGGCCATTTCCTATCGCCACGATAAGGGGTTCGGCCAGTTCGACGTTTATCTCTCCATTGTGATCCAGAAAATGGTGCGCAGCGATTCCGCCTCTTCCGGGGTAATTTTTTCCATCGACACCGAAAGCGGTTTCAAAGACGCGGTTTTCCTCACCGGCTCTTGGGGGTTGGGGGAAAACGTGGTCCAGGGAGCAGTCAACCCCGATGAATACTATGTTTTTAAGCCCACCCTGAAAGAAGGCAAGCGGCCCATTGTGGGCAAGCGCCTGGGCAGCAAAGAGATCAAGATGATCTACTGCGAGGACAACGGTAACGGGGAGACGGTCAAGAATATCGACACCACCCCCGAGGAACGGGGCAGTTACGTGATCACCGATGAGGAAATCCTGACCCTGTCCCGCTGGGCCTGCATTATCGAAGACCATTACGGCAAGGGGATGGACATTGAGTGGGCCAAGGACGGCGACGGCAAGGAAGTGGGCACCGGCGAGCTGTTCATCGTGCAGGCCCGGCCCGAGACCGTCCATTCGCAGGCCAACAAGCAGGAGATTGAAACCCATGTGCTGAAAGAGCAGGGCAAGCTGCTGGCCACCGGTCAGGCGGTGGGGGCCAAGATCGGCCAGGGTAAGGCCAATGTGATCCACAACGTGGCTGATATCCACGATTTCAAAAAGGGCGAAGTGCTGGTCACCGACATGACCGATCCCGACTGGGAGCCGATCATGAAGATCGCCGCCGCCATTGTAACCAACCGTGGTGGCCGTACCTGCCATGCCGCCATTATCTCCCGCGAACTGGGGATTCCCTGCGTGATCGGCACCGGTGACGGCAGCGAAAAGATCCCCAGTGGCAGCGATGTCACCGTCTCCTGCGCTGAAGGGGAGACCGGCAACATCTACGAAGGGCTGCTCAAGTTTGAAATCGAGCGGCTGGACCTGGCCTCGGTTCCCCAGACCAAGACCAAGATAATGATGAACGTGGGTATTCCCGAAAAGGCCTTTGTTGAGGGGCAGATCCCCAACGACGGGGTAGGGCTGGCCCGCGAGGAGTTCATCATCAACTCCCACATTGGCATCCACCCCCTGGCCCTTTACTACTTCGACGATCTCAAGGCCAAGGCCGCTTCCGATCCCAAGGTCGCTGCCATCGTCAAGGAGATCGAAGCCCGGACCACCGCCTACCCTGACGACAAGAAACAGTTCTTCATCGATAAGCTGGCTGAAGGCGTGGGGCGGATCGGGGCCGGCTTTTACCCCAAGGACGTCATCGTCCGCCTCTCCGATTTCAAGAGCAATGAGTACGCCAACCTGGTGGGCGGCAGCTTGTATGAACCCCACGAGTCCAATCCCATGATCGGCTGGCGCGGTGCTTCGCGCTACTATGATCCCAAGTACAAACCGGCTTTTGAGCTGGAATGCAAGGCCCTGCTTAAAGCCCGCAACGATATGGGGTTGACCAACATCAAGCTGATGGTACCGTTCTGTCGGACCCCCGACGAGGGGCGCCGGGTTATCGAGGTGATGCGGGAGTTCGGCCTGGTACAGGGCGAAAATGACCTGGAGGTTTATGTAATGTGCGAAATTCCCTCCAATGTCATTGCCGCCGATTCCTTCGCCGATGTCTTCGACGGCTTTTCCATCGGCTCCAACGACCTTACCCAGCTTACCCTGGGACTGGATCGCGACTCCGACCTGGTTGCCCATATTTACGACGAGCGGGATGAGGCGGTGAAGACCATGATCAAGATGGTTATCGACACCGCCAAGCGCCGGGGTCGTAAGATCGGCATCTGCGGTCAGGCGCCCAGCGATTTCCCTGAATTTGCCACCTTCCTGGTGGAATGCGGGATCGACTCCATGAGCCTGATCTCCGATACGGCGATCAAAACCAGGTTGCTGGTGGCCGACAAGGAAAAGGAACTGGGGATCAGCTGA